The genomic region GCTAACTGGCGGTGCGGCGCTGGGTTGGCGGTGGCCATCACCATCAGCGGCAGGCGGGAGTCGTACGCCTTCACGGCACGCATGGCACCTTCCAATAACTCAAGATTGGCGGCCATGTCGTTATACATCGCCCCGTGGGGTTTGACATAGCTCAGCGCGGTGCCTTCCGCTTGGCAAATGCCGGCCAGTGCGCCGATCTGGTAGAGCATCATGTCTTCTACTTCGGCAGGCGAGCAGGCCATGGAGCGACGGCCAAAGCCCATTAAATCGGGGTAGCCGGGGTGCGCACCGATTTTTACGCCGTGCTGAACAGCAAGCTTCACTGTCTTGCGCATCACATGGGGGTCGGAGGCATGATAACCGCAGGCAATGTTGGCGCAATCGACATAAGGCATTACATCGGCATCCAAACCAATCGACCAGTTGCCGAAACTTTCACCCATATCACAGTTGAGCAGCGGGATGGCCATATTGTCTCCTAGCCTGTTTTGGATTTATTAGAACAACGTGTTTAAGAGCAGCGTGCTGTTAATAAACGGTCTTGGCAAAGAATGCTTATTTTAATAACGGAGTGCTAATGTTTAAAAGACTTTTGGAATCTCGGTTACCGGCGTTTTTTTGATGGCCTGCTGTAAATAATTAGCTTGGTTACCAGTGCAGTGCCTTAAAACTAATATATGAACCTATCTTGTTAAGTTCCAATCGTTTTTAGCGATACTTAGTATCGGCGCTTCCTATCATGCTGTTATTTATTGGGAAAATAGTTGACGCTAGGCAGGAATACGATTATCAAATAAATAAAGCGACTCGATAAAAGATTATAAAAAAACGCTCACGTCAGCCCTTGAATATCAGTAGTGCTAATAATAATCAGCAGACAGTGAGTCATTTAGAGGAGTGAAACATGCAAACGTCGGCCATGGGGCAGTTCGTCACGATACCGCTAGGCGCAATGGGTAACCCTATTATGCTGGCCCTAAAATTGCATTACATAGTAGTGCGACCATTTTACCCAGTGACACATTGCGATCGTAAGCGGCACTACGTGCGATATAACCTGCGTTGTATAGGAGTCTCCACCGATGTTACTGCAACCGTTGGTTAGGCCGTATGCTTGATTTCAAGGAGCTAGACGCTTTTGTATGGGCGGTAAAGCTTGGCTCTTTTCGCAAGGCAGCGGTACGCCTACACATCACGCAGCCCTCTGTTTCAGAGCGTATTTCACGCTTGGAGAGTAGCGTAGGTGAGCTGTTGCTTGAGCGCTCGGCGCGCCCGATCCAGCCAACGATGCGTGGCCGCGAATTCTTTCTGCATGCTGAGCGCATACTGCATCAGCGGGATGAGGCGCTGAAGATGTTTGATAGTGCCGAGACGTTTTCTGCCCCCCTTCGGCTTGGCACCATTGAAACCATTGCACATAGCTGGTTTCCCGCGTTCATTCAGCAACTTACTAAACGTTTTCCAGAACTTATTATTGAACTAACCGTTGATTACTCGCCGGCTCTTAATGAGCGGCTTATGCGCAACGAGCTGGATATCCTGCTGGCAATGAACGGGTATCTGGCCCCAGAGCAAATTGAGTGCGTTACGCTAAATCCCTATGAAATGGGCATGTTTGTTTCGCCGCGTCATGCGGCGTTGCTAAACGAACACCCCACTGCCTGGTGCCATTCGTTGCCGTTCATTTCCTTTGGCCGACAGGCACGCCCTTATGAAGAGCTAGTCCGTTACCTTGCTGACCTAGGCGTCCAGCAGCCTCGTATCCATAGCGTTAGCACGTTGATGACCATTGCACGGATGACGATGGAGGGGCTGGGTATTGGTGCGCTTCCAGTCGCTACCGTGTTAGATGAGTGGCGACGGGGGGATCTGTACCGTTTAGCACTACCCGTGCCATTGCCACCTATGAACTATGATGTGATATGGCGCAGTGCCAATCATCTTCGTTTTTGTCGCAGCGTGGGCCGAATCGCCCAAGAGTGTGCCGTTAACTATGCGGGAGAGCGGCGCGAGGAGATGGCACATACATGTTTTACCGGGCGTTGGGTTCAACCCAGCGCAACCCTTGAAGCAACACCTCCGTTAACTTGAACTTCCATTAATATGAATAAGAGGACGTCCCATGCATAAACGTATAACAACGCCACTACTGCTCGTGACCGCATGCAGCCTTGCCGCTGCGGTGACCGCCCATGCGGCTGAGTGGACCATGGCAACGCCTTATGGCGATGCCAGCTTCCATACCCAAAATAATAAACAGTTTGCAGAGGATGTGGCTGAGGCCACAAATGGTGACTTAACCATTACGGTGCACAGCGGCGGTTCTCTGGTCTCCCATGGTGAAATTAAACCGTCGGTACGCCGGGGCACGATTGATGCTGGCGAAGTGTTCCTGTCGATTCTTTCCAATGATGACCCGATTTTTGAAGTCGACACGCTGCCGGGGGTTGCCGGTAGTTATGAAGATGCCTATGCCTTGTGGGAAGCCACGAAGCCGATGATTACTGAGCTATTTGCCTATGAAGGCATGGTTCCTCTATATGCGGTAGCGTGGCCAGCGCAGGGGATTTACACCTCTGCACCGTTAACGGACCCCGATCAGTTTGATGGCCTGCGGGTGCGCGCACCGAATATTAATACCCAGCGCTTCGTTGATAATTTAGGTGGCAGCCCTACCGAAACCGAAGAGTCTGATATTCCTACTGCGTTTAGCACCGGACGCGTGGACGCTATGATTACCTCCAGTTCTACCGGTAACTCCATGGCGGCCTGGGACTATGTGACCGACTACACCGATGCCAACTTGTGGCTGCCTAAGAACATTGTGTTTATGAGTCAGCGCAGCTTTGATCGTTTAGATGAAACTACCCAAGATGCCCTGATGGAAGCCGCGGCGCGTGCCGAAGAGCGTGGTTGGCAAATGAGTCGCGAGAATAATGAGGCTAGCCTGGAAGCACTGAAAGAGAACGGTATTTCGGTTTCTCAGCCGAATGAAGCAATTTCTGCTGCCCTGCAAGCGGCAGGCGATGAGCTATTTGCTGACTGGGAATCCCGTGCTGATGACGATGCAAAACAAGCCTTAGAGAGCTATCGCGAACAGCGTGATAACTGAGTCTTAGTAGCTGAGCCTTAGTAGCTAAGACTTAGTCACTAAGCTTAGCAACGGGACTTAATCGCTAGTTTTAATAACTAGTCTTAATAACTAATGCTGGCTTTAAGGGCGGCTGCGTTTGCCGCCCTTCCCACCCACGCGCTTAATGAGACTGCGAACATGACGTTTAAATTCGACAAACTCTACCGCCTCGGTGCCTGGGGTGCAGCCGCGTGTATGGTGGCTATTTGTGCGCTTATCGCACTGCAGGTCACGTTTCGATTAGTCGACGCGTTGCTTGTTTTGATTGGCTTTAGCCGACTCGGCGTGAGCATCACCGGCGTGTCTGAGATGGCGTCTTATCTGTTAGTCGGCGCCACGTTTCTTGGGCTTGCCTACACCTTTGTTCACCATGCG from Halomonas sp. 7T harbors:
- a CDS encoding 5-oxoprolinase subunit PxpA is translated as MAIPLLNCDMGESFGNWSIGLDADVMPYVDCANIACGYHASDPHVMRKTVKLAVQHGVKIGAHPGYPDLMGFGRRSMACSPAEVEDMMLYQIGALAGICQAEGTALSYVKPHGAMYNDMAANLELLEGAMRAVKAYDSRLPLMVMATANPAPHRQLAEKMGITLWFETFADRAYEATGHLASRRMPGAVHHDQATIVAQAVALAKGEALTARDGSALQLPCDTLCVHGDNPESVAAVHAIREAFTALESA
- a CDS encoding TRAP transporter substrate-binding protein, whose protein sequence is MHKRITTPLLLVTACSLAAAVTAHAAEWTMATPYGDASFHTQNNKQFAEDVAEATNGDLTITVHSGGSLVSHGEIKPSVRRGTIDAGEVFLSILSNDDPIFEVDTLPGVAGSYEDAYALWEATKPMITELFAYEGMVPLYAVAWPAQGIYTSAPLTDPDQFDGLRVRAPNINTQRFVDNLGGSPTETEESDIPTAFSTGRVDAMITSSSTGNSMAAWDYVTDYTDANLWLPKNIVFMSQRSFDRLDETTQDALMEAAARAEERGWQMSRENNEASLEALKENGISVSQPNEAISAALQAAGDELFADWESRADDDAKQALESYREQRDN
- a CDS encoding LysR family transcriptional regulator; its protein translation is MLDFKELDAFVWAVKLGSFRKAAVRLHITQPSVSERISRLESSVGELLLERSARPIQPTMRGREFFLHAERILHQRDEALKMFDSAETFSAPLRLGTIETIAHSWFPAFIQQLTKRFPELIIELTVDYSPALNERLMRNELDILLAMNGYLAPEQIECVTLNPYEMGMFVSPRHAALLNEHPTAWCHSLPFISFGRQARPYEELVRYLADLGVQQPRIHSVSTLMTIARMTMEGLGIGALPVATVLDEWRRGDLYRLALPVPLPPMNYDVIWRSANHLRFCRSVGRIAQECAVNYAGERREEMAHTCFTGRWVQPSATLEATPPLT